The Methanosarcina barkeri MS DNA window CAATGTCCTGGACCATTTCACCTGCTTTTCCTGCATCTACGATTGCAACAGTTGCGCAGGACACACCAAGCCCACTGGCTGCACCGAGTTCCTTCTGGTTTTTGATGAAGATATAAGGTGCTTTCTTTTCTTCGGAAAGTGGAGCAATGTGAGCAACAATCTCGGCAGGCTCGATATCTTCTGCGATCAGGACAAGCTTTGCATTGCCTCTTTCGATTGCTTTTGTGGCTTCATTGGTGCCCTTTTTAATCTTTCCAGTATCTCTGGCAAGCTCCAGGGCTTCAAGTGCTTTGTTTGTAAGTTCTTCTGGA harbors:
- the rpl7ae gene encoding 50S ribosomal protein L7Ae — protein: MAQLAKFDVPEELTNKALEALELARDTGKIKKGTNEATKAIERGNAKLVLIAEDIEPAEIVAHIAPLSEEKKAPYIFIKNQKELGAASGLGVSCATVAIVDAGKAGEMVQDIAQKLEALK